A DNA window from Ranitomeya imitator isolate aRanImi1 chromosome 2, aRanImi1.pri, whole genome shotgun sequence contains the following coding sequences:
- the LOC138663278 gene encoding uncharacterized protein: protein MSNRVEFIRDFIEIYQSFPCLWKIKSPEYCNREKRREGYLQLIELYNRQAPDEAANEAVIKKKIQALRTVWRKELNKVLQTTRSGASTEEVYVPKLWYFEHLNFLRDQEVPRTSTCLRLLAPVEPIVSENHAEQESQGQQDDSAQESTLDCSQDCTTTDLVEAAPARSQSRQVQRKRKATSDASNELLSLAKKVLTRNVSPALEGFGHYVVDKLAKMDDNQRILAERLILEAVNKGTDGDLDKNTCLVSSRPIQRTEPSNFNGWSQGQTSMRHNPHVSHFGQPPPNNSYTPIPLHMASPIRHQNFQPEQSSYHNL, encoded by the exons atgtcaaatcgtgtggagttcatccgggatttcatcgagatttatcagtcttttccctgcctctggaaaataaaatctcctgagtattgtaacagggaaaagaggagggagggttacttacagctcattgagctttacaatcgtcaggcaccagatgaggcagctaacgaagcagttattaaaaagaaaatccaggcgctccgcacggtctggaggaaggagctgaacaaggttcttcagactacaaggtccggagcttccactgaagaagtttatgtgccaaaactgtggtattttgagcatcttaattttctgagggaccaagaggtgccacggacttcaacgtgtcttcgattgttggcacctgtggaaccaatagtttcggagaaccacgccgagcaggagtcacaagggcaacaa gatgacagtgcgcaggagagtacacttgactgttcacaggactgcacaacaacagatctagtggaggctgcacctgccaggagtcaatcgaggcaagttcaaagaaaacggaaagccacctcagacgcctcaaatgaactattgagcctggcaaagaaggtgttgacaagaaatgttagccctgcgttagaggggtttggacactatgtggttgacaaactggcaaaaatggacgacaaccaaagaatactagcagagcgtctgattctggaagcagtaaacaagggtactgatggcgatttggacaagaacacttgtttggtctcttcccggccaatacagcggacagagccatcaaatttcaatggttggtcacagggtcagacatcgatgcgacacaatcctcacgtttcccacttcggccagccaccccctaataactcctacacaccaatacctttacatatggcttcgcccatcaggcaccaaaattttcagccggaacaatcgtcgtatcataatttgtga